Within Protaetiibacter intestinalis, the genomic segment GGCACGATCTCCTCGTACACCGGGTCCGACACGACCGCGACGATCGTGCCGACCTCGGTCTCGATCTCGTACTCGACGCTCTCCCCGTAGAAGACCGCGTTGAGCACGCGCCCGTGGTTGCCGACCACCTGGTCGTCGCCCTCCGCGTAGCGCCGCACCCGGATCGCCTCCGGGCGCACCATGAGCACGCTCGCGGCGCTCTGCACGGCATCCGGGTGGGCGCGCGCCGACATCCGCTCGCCGAGCACGACGATGTCGGCGTGTCCCGTGCGGCTCGAGTCGGACGCCTCGGCCACGTCGAGGAAGTTCGCGCGGCCGATGAAATCGGCGACGAACACGGATGCCGGGGTGCGGTAGATCTCGTCGGGCGTGCCCACCTGCTCGATGCGCCCGTTGCGCATCACGACGATCCGGTCGGAGAGGCTCATCGCCTCGTCCTGGTCGTGGGTCACGTAGACGCTCGAGATGCCGAGCAGGCGCTGCAGCCGGCGGATCTCGAGGCGCATCTGCACCCGCAGCTTCGCGTCGAGGTTGGAGAGCGGCTCGTCGAAGAGCAGCACCTTGGGCTTCACGACCATGGCGCGGGCGAGGGCGACGCGCTGCTGCTGACCGCCCGAGAGCTGGTGGGGCGCGCGCTCCGCGAGGGCGGTGAGCCCCATCGAGGCGAGCGCGAAGCCCACCTCCTCCTTGAGCTGCTTGGCGGGGACGCGCCGCAGCCGTAGCCCGTAGGCGACGTTCTCGAACACGGTCATGTGCGGGAAGAGCGCGTACGACTGGAACACCATCGCCATCGGGCGGCGGTCGGCCGTGAAGCGCAGCATGTCGTCGCCGTCGAGCAGCACGCTGCCCGAGGTGGGCGACTCGAACCCGGCGATCATGCGCAGCGTCGTCGTCTTGCCGCAGCCCGAGGGGCCGAGCAGGGTCACGAACTCGCCGGGATGCACCGTGAGGTCGACGTGGTCGACCGCGGTCACGCGGTTCTCGCCGGAACCGAACGACTTCTCGACGGCGCGCAGCACGAGCTCGCCGCTCGCGGCATCCGTCGAGCGGGTGGCACGCGGGGACAGGGTGGAGGTCATGGCGGGATCCTTCGGGTTCATTCGAGGGTGGTCGAGGAGGACAGTCCGGCGGCCCCCCGGGGGACGGAGCTGTCGCGGACGAAGAGGTTGAGCAGGCCGATGACCGACATCACGATGACGATGAGGATCGTGCAGTACGCGAACGCGTTGCCGAACCGTCCCGCGTCCACCTCGGAGAGGATCTGCGAGGTCATGATCTTGGTCTGCGGGGTCGTGATGAAGATGATCGGCGACAGGGTCGTCATCGAGCGGGCGAACGCGTAGGTGAGCCCGGCGAGCAGCGCCGGACGGATGAGCGGCAGCGTCACCTTGCGGAACGTCGTCATCCCGGAGGCCCCGAGCGAGGCGGACGCCTCGTCGATGGCCATGTCGATCTGCTGCAGGGACGCGACGCCCGCGCGCTGCCCGGAGGGGCTCGACCGGATGACGTACACCATGACGATCGCGACCGCGCCCCCGAACACGGCCCCGCCGCCCGCGAGCGCGGGCAGGAGGGCCACGTTGCCGAAGCCGAGCGGGGAGTTGAAGGTCAGCGCGTAGCCGATGCCGAGCACCGTGCCCGGCACGGCGAGCCCCAGCATCCCGAGGAAGTCGAGGGCGCCCTGGCCGGAGCGCAGCTTGCGCACGATGAGCCAGGCGACGACGAGACCCAGCACGCCCGCGATGGGCGTGGCGATGAGGGCGAGGGTCGT encodes:
- a CDS encoding ABC transporter ATP-binding protein is translated as MTSTLSPRATRSTDAASGELVLRAVEKSFGSGENRVTAVDHVDLTVHPGEFVTLLGPSGCGKTTTLRMIAGFESPTSGSVLLDGDDMLRFTADRRPMAMVFQSYALFPHMTVFENVAYGLRLRRVPAKQLKEEVGFALASMGLTALAERAPHQLSGGQQQRVALARAMVVKPKVLLFDEPLSNLDAKLRVQMRLEIRRLQRLLGISSVYVTHDQDEAMSLSDRIVVMRNGRIEQVGTPDEIYRTPASVFVADFIGRANFLDVAEASDSSRTGHADIVVLGERMSARAHPDAVQSAASVLMVRPEAIRVRRYAEGDDQVVGNHGRVLNAVFYGESVEYEIETEVGTIVAVVSDPVYEEIVPVGELVGISFDPERAWLLPADA